Genomic window (Shewanella psychropiezotolerans):
GTTTAGGTGCCGATGAGGTATTGAAAAAATCTGCTCTGATATTGAGTGACTTTTTTAAAGGTAATAATGTTTCAAGGCTTTATAGAGCTGAGTTTGTCTGTTTGCTTTCTGGGGAAAGTTTACAGCAAAACAAAAGTAGATTGACGGCGTTTTTAGAAACAAGTAGCAGGAATAAAGCGCCCTTTAATGAAAAGCATAAGTTATTGACTAAAGCGAGCTGATTTTAGTCAATGAAGTAAAAAATAGCTAAAGGTTTACTCGACAGGCTTGCCTGTGATCAAATGGTATTTTGCTAACAGTTCATCGTCAGTTTCTTTGCGAGCAGGGTCAGGGTCGATACAGTCGATGGGGCATACTGAAATACAGGTCGGCTTGTCATAGTGACCGACGCATTCGGTACAAAGATCTGCATCTATCTCATAGATCTCTTCGCCCATAGTGATCGCCTGATTAGGACATTCGGGCTCACACATGTCGCAGTTGATGCAGCTGTCGTCGATCAATAATGCCATTCTTCTATTTTACCTGTTGTACATGCATAAATGTTTAGTCTTAGGTATCAACTGCCGCAGTCGATACCTGGTATATCAGTGGCGTCGATCAATAATGCCATCTTTTCGTATTTTACCTGTTTTATCTTTACCTAAAACTTAAAACTTAGGTCCTAGAGCCTAGAACCTAAGATCTAAAGCCTAGTATCTAGGCGTGTGGATTACGGGTATCTTGTCCCTGGGCCAAGTTACGCAGCAGAACCGCCTTATCTATGTCTACACCATCGGGCAGAGCCAGGAAGACGAAATGTCCCGAGCCTAATGCAGATTCGACGTTTGCGCCTTTGCGATTGATCAGCTGCGCAATCTTGAATGTAAGATTGCCCTGAGGAGTCATCACCTCGACGCTATCGCCGACGGAGAACTTATTCTTAACGTCAATCTCGACCATGCCGGCATCGTTACGCTTGCCGGTGAATTCGCCGACGAATTGTTGAGTGTCGCTGATCGAATAACCATAGTCATAGTTCTGGTACTCGTCATGGACGTGACGACGCAGGAAGCCTTCGGTATAGCCTCGGTGTGCCAAGCCTTCGAGGTTATGCATCAAGGTGCGATCGAAGTTTTTACCCGATGCCGCATCTTCGATTGCCTGACGATAGAGCTGGGCCGTACGTGCTACATAGTAGAAAGACTTAGTCCGGCCTTCGATCTTCAACGAGTCGATACCCATCTTAGTCAGGCGATCGACGTGCTGAATGGCGCGCAGATCTTTGGAGTTCATGATGTAGGTACCATGCTCATCTTCGAATGCCGGCATATACTCGCCGGGTCTGCCAGCCTCTTGTAATAATACCAGCTGATCGGTCGGTTGCCCTTCACCTAATGTCGGCTTCTCAATTTGGACACCATGTTGATCCACAAGAGCTTGAGGGTTTACGGCAACTATGTCACCTGTCTCGGTCTGCTTCGCTTCATGGACGTCGTACTTCCAACGGCATGAGTTGGTGCAAGTGCCCTGATTAGGATCGCGCTTGTTGATATAGCCAGACAGTAGGCAGCGGCCCGAATACGCCATACAGAGTGCACCGTGAACGAAGACTTCCAGTTCGATATCCGGGCAACGCTGACGTATCTCTTCAATTTCATCCAATGAAAGTTCACGGGATAAGATCACTCGTTTGATACCTTGCTGCTGCCAAAACTTTACCGAGGCCCAGTTGATGGCGTTTGCCTGAACCGATAGGTGGACCACCTGTTCCGGGAAGGCTTCTCTGACCATCATGATTAGCCCTGGGTCGGACATGATCAAGGCGTCGGGTTTCATGGCGACAACTGGCTCCATATCCCTGATATAGGTCTTTAGCTTAGTGTTATGGGGGGCAATATTGCTCACCACATAGAGTTTCTTACCTAAGCTATGGGCCTCCTGGATTCCTGTTGCCAGGTTTTCCATTTTGAATTCATTATTTCTCACCCTAAGGCTGTATCTTGGCTGGCCTGCGTAGACAGCATCTGCACCGTAGGCAAACGCATAACGCATATTTTTCAGTGTCCCAGCGGGAGACAGTAACTCAGGTTTAAACATAATGATTCTCTATTAACAGTTAAAGGCGCAACAAGCGGGCGGGCATTTTACTCGGAGCCTGCATTCTTAAGCAAATTGAGCTTACATTAACTTGATCTAAATCAAGTCTTCGGATTTTGGTAGGTCTTTTAGATCTAGCTTTAGCAGAAATTTACTCCCTAATAATCCTAAAGTTAGCTAGAATCTAAACAAGATGTTAACTGCATGGATACTTTTTACACCTCGAGTTAACGTAACCACTGATATACTCGGCAAACTCATTGAGTTAAATTTGGTTGCTAAATAGATAATGGGAGCACGAATGTCTACTGAACATGAACTACTGGTCAGGCTTTTAAAGAAATTAAAGGCTGACTCCCTAGTTTTGCCGACGCTACCTGAGGTGGCTATGCGAGTTCAG
Coding sequences:
- a CDS encoding YfhL family 4Fe-4S dicluster ferredoxin, whose protein sequence is MALLIDDSCINCDMCEPECPNQAITMGEEIYEIDADLCTECVGHYDKPTCISVCPIDCIDPDPARKETDDELLAKYHLITGKPVE
- the trhP gene encoding prephenate-dependent tRNA uridine(34) hydroxylase TrhP, yielding MFKPELLSPAGTLKNMRYAFAYGADAVYAGQPRYSLRVRNNEFKMENLATGIQEAHSLGKKLYVVSNIAPHNTKLKTYIRDMEPVVAMKPDALIMSDPGLIMMVREAFPEQVVHLSVQANAINWASVKFWQQQGIKRVILSRELSLDEIEEIRQRCPDIELEVFVHGALCMAYSGRCLLSGYINKRDPNQGTCTNSCRWKYDVHEAKQTETGDIVAVNPQALVDQHGVQIEKPTLGEGQPTDQLVLLQEAGRPGEYMPAFEDEHGTYIMNSKDLRAIQHVDRLTKMGIDSLKIEGRTKSFYYVARTAQLYRQAIEDAASGKNFDRTLMHNLEGLAHRGYTEGFLRRHVHDEYQNYDYGYSISDTQQFVGEFTGKRNDAGMVEIDVKNKFSVGDSVEVMTPQGNLTFKIAQLINRKGANVESALGSGHFVFLALPDGVDIDKAVLLRNLAQGQDTRNPHA